The proteins below are encoded in one region of Nocardioides marmorisolisilvae:
- the panC gene encoding pantoate--beta-alanine ligase — protein MTIPVLAPTRAELRSLLSDRSGRVALVPTMGALHDGHAALIRRAREEAGTGPVVVSIFVNPLQFAPGEDLDRYPRTLSADLEMCAEAGADVVFAPAVDEVYPGGDPLVTVDPGPLGTMLEGASRPTHFRGVLTVVAKLLGLVRPDVAVFGQKDYQQLVLVRRMVSDLCLGVEIVGAATAREPDGLALSSRNRYLDADDRARATILSRALHAAQQRAEYGVPAARWAAMKVLSEDPELELDYLAVRAADLSEIPDDLGDCPDGVEGRVLVAARIGATRLIDNMALCLGAPATPEGGS, from the coding sequence GTGACGATCCCCGTCCTCGCGCCTACTCGCGCGGAGCTTCGGTCACTCCTGTCCGACAGGTCGGGCCGGGTGGCGCTCGTGCCCACCATGGGTGCGCTGCACGACGGCCACGCGGCACTGATCAGACGCGCCCGCGAGGAGGCCGGGACCGGGCCGGTGGTCGTCTCGATCTTCGTCAACCCACTGCAGTTCGCGCCCGGCGAGGACCTCGACCGCTACCCGCGGACCCTGTCGGCCGACCTCGAGATGTGTGCCGAGGCGGGTGCCGACGTGGTGTTCGCGCCCGCCGTGGACGAGGTCTATCCGGGCGGCGATCCGCTCGTCACCGTGGACCCCGGTCCGCTCGGCACCATGCTGGAGGGCGCCTCCCGGCCCACGCACTTCCGCGGCGTGCTGACCGTGGTCGCCAAGCTGCTGGGCCTGGTCCGCCCCGACGTCGCCGTCTTCGGGCAGAAGGACTACCAGCAGCTGGTGCTCGTCCGCCGGATGGTCTCCGACCTCTGCCTGGGGGTGGAGATCGTCGGCGCGGCGACCGCTCGCGAGCCCGACGGGCTGGCGCTGTCCAGCCGCAACCGCTACCTCGACGCCGACGACCGGGCGCGGGCCACGATCTTGTCCCGGGCGCTGCATGCGGCGCAGCAGCGGGCGGAGTACGGCGTGCCTGCGGCGCGCTGGGCGGCGATGAAGGTGCTCTCGGAGGATCCGGAGCTCGAGCTGGACTATCTCGCCGTCCGCGCGGCGGACCTCTCCGAGATCCCTGACGACCTCGGAGACTGTCCCGACGGTGTCGAGGGCCGCGTGCTGGTCGCGGCCCGGATCGGCGCCACCCGACTGATCGACAACATGGCGCTCTGTCTGGGCGCACCCGCAACACCCGAAGGGGGCAGCTGA
- the nadC gene encoding carboxylating nicotinate-nucleotide diphosphorylase, with protein sequence MTPYDALPGDILAELTAAGLDPRAVHAAVVAALEEDLPGGSVDVTSVATIPVDARATADLAARESGVVAGLGVAALVFATVLGEDAVVSRRLSDGSTVTAGDAVMRVSGPTRGLLTAERTALNFASHLSGVATATAHWVAALDGTTAKVLDTRKTLPGWRALEKYAVRCGGGVNHRFSLSDMALVKDNHVQAAGGVVPAYQAVRAAYPETPIEVEVDSLEQLQQLLEAGCDRILLDNMSDETMREAVRLTAGRASLEASGGLTLERARSVALTGVDFISVGALTHSVRVFDLGMDLTEDPTG encoded by the coding sequence ATGACGCCGTACGACGCGCTGCCCGGGGACATCCTCGCCGAGCTCACCGCCGCCGGACTCGACCCCAGGGCGGTGCACGCGGCCGTCGTGGCCGCGCTCGAGGAGGACCTGCCCGGCGGGTCCGTCGACGTCACCAGCGTCGCGACCATCCCCGTCGACGCCCGCGCCACCGCCGACCTCGCCGCCCGTGAGTCGGGTGTGGTGGCCGGTCTCGGTGTGGCGGCACTCGTGTTCGCCACCGTGCTCGGTGAGGACGCGGTCGTCTCGCGCCGCCTCAGCGACGGAAGCACGGTCACGGCCGGCGACGCGGTGATGCGGGTGAGCGGCCCGACCCGCGGGCTGCTCACCGCTGAACGCACCGCGCTCAACTTCGCCAGCCATCTCTCTGGTGTCGCGACCGCCACTGCCCACTGGGTGGCCGCACTCGACGGCACCACCGCCAAGGTGCTGGACACCCGCAAGACGCTGCCCGGCTGGCGAGCCCTGGAGAAGTACGCCGTGCGCTGCGGCGGCGGCGTCAACCACCGGTTCTCGCTCTCGGACATGGCCCTGGTCAAGGACAACCACGTGCAGGCCGCCGGCGGGGTGGTGCCGGCGTACCAGGCAGTGCGGGCGGCCTATCCCGAGACCCCGATCGAGGTCGAGGTGGACTCGCTCGAGCAGCTTCAGCAGCTGCTCGAGGCCGGATGTGACCGGATCCTGCTCGACAACATGAGCGATGAGACGATGCGCGAGGCGGTGCGCCTCACCGCGGGTCGCGCCAGCCTGGAGGCCTCCGGCGGCCTGACCCTGGAGCGGGCCCGGTCGGTGGCGCTGACCGGCGTCGACTTCATCTCCGTCGGCGCGCTGACCCACTCCGTGCGCGTCTTCGACCTGGGGATGGACCTCACCGAGGACCCCACCGGGTGA
- a CDS encoding zinc-binding dehydrogenase produces the protein MRAVVCQQSQLRTEDVPDPVPGPGQVLLEVTRCGICGSDLHMRRHADVVADMSELIGLDGIMRVADAVVMGHEFCGRVLSYGPGTRQEWRPGQLVVSLPMVRRDGRAAMTGLSAEAPGGYAEKILVQESLTMAVPDGVAPDAAAMTEPLAVAWHAVRRGRVGRRDTAVVIGCGPIGLAVILMLKARGVRTVVASDLSAARRELAVRCGADVVVDPAVDSPWASFQQTRHVTDARALLDTAFDAMEKLRRIPRLPWAKVLRAADAAGAAVPSGPVVFECVGVPGVIEQIVTGAPLRSRVVVVGVCMEPDTFQPAMAINKEIDLRFVFAYDPAEFHDTLQMIASGKVDPTPLVTGTVGLDDVADAFESLASAEHHAKILIDPTR, from the coding sequence ATGAGAGCGGTCGTCTGCCAGCAGAGCCAACTGCGCACGGAGGACGTGCCGGACCCGGTTCCCGGTCCCGGCCAGGTGCTGCTCGAGGTGACCCGCTGCGGGATCTGCGGCTCCGACCTGCACATGCGTCGCCACGCCGACGTCGTCGCCGACATGAGCGAGCTGATCGGGCTCGACGGGATCATGCGGGTGGCCGACGCGGTGGTGATGGGGCACGAGTTCTGTGGGCGGGTGCTGTCCTACGGGCCCGGCACCCGGCAGGAGTGGCGGCCCGGACAGCTCGTCGTCTCCCTGCCGATGGTGCGCCGCGACGGCCGTGCGGCGATGACCGGGCTCTCCGCCGAGGCGCCCGGAGGGTACGCCGAGAAGATCCTCGTCCAGGAGTCGCTGACCATGGCGGTCCCTGACGGCGTCGCCCCCGACGCCGCGGCCATGACGGAGCCGCTGGCGGTGGCCTGGCACGCCGTACGCCGAGGGCGGGTCGGGCGCCGGGACACCGCCGTGGTGATCGGTTGCGGGCCGATCGGCCTGGCCGTGATCCTGATGCTCAAGGCCCGTGGCGTGCGCACGGTGGTGGCCAGCGACCTCTCCGCGGCCAGGCGCGAGCTCGCCGTACGCTGCGGCGCCGACGTGGTGGTGGACCCGGCAGTCGATTCGCCGTGGGCGTCGTTCCAGCAGACTCGGCACGTCACCGATGCCCGCGCGCTGCTCGACACCGCCTTCGACGCGATGGAGAAGCTGCGTCGGATCCCCCGGCTGCCGTGGGCGAAGGTGCTGCGGGCCGCGGACGCCGCCGGCGCCGCCGTTCCGTCCGGACCGGTGGTGTTCGAGTGCGTCGGGGTGCCCGGCGTGATCGAGCAGATCGTCACCGGGGCCCCGCTACGCAGCCGGGTCGTGGTCGTCGGCGTGTGCATGGAACCGGACACGTTCCAGCCCGCGATGGCGATCAACAAGGAGATCGACCTGCGCTTCGTCTTCGCCTACGACCCCGCCGAGTTCCACGACACGCTGCAGATGATCGCCTCGGGGAAGGTCGACCCGACGCCGCTGGTCACCGGCACGGTCGGCCTGGACGACGTGGCCGACGCGTTCGAGTCGCTCGCCTCCGCCGAACACCACGCGAAGATCCTGATCGACCCGACGCGTTAG
- the panD gene encoding aspartate 1-decarboxylase: MLRTMMKSKIHRATVTQADLHYVGSVTIDEDLLEAADLLVGELVHIVDVTTGARLETYTIAGERGSGVIGINGAAARLVHPGDVVILIGYGQMDTVEAREYEPHVVFVDANNKIIGTGSDPAEALPGSGLVRGDLHSFAPSDLVAQR, from the coding sequence ATGCTGCGCACGATGATGAAGTCCAAGATCCACCGCGCAACGGTGACGCAGGCCGACCTGCACTACGTCGGCTCGGTGACCATCGACGAGGACCTGCTGGAGGCCGCGGACCTGCTGGTCGGCGAACTGGTGCACATCGTCGACGTCACCACCGGCGCCCGGCTGGAGACCTACACCATCGCCGGCGAACGGGGCTCGGGTGTGATCGGCATCAACGGCGCGGCGGCCCGGCTGGTGCACCCCGGCGACGTGGTGATCCTGATCGGCTACGGCCAGATGGACACCGTCGAGGCGCGGGAGTACGAGCCGCATGTCGTGTTCGTCGACGCGAACAACAAGATCATCGGCACCGGCTCCGATCCCGCCGAGGCGCTTCCCGGCAGCGGCCTGGTGCGCGGCGACCTGCACTCGTTCGCGCCGTCCGACCTGGTCGCGCAGCGATAG
- a CDS encoding type III pantothenate kinase, whose product MTTLLCADIGNSHTTLGLLRDGEVLDHWRVATDERRTADEWAVLLRGLTSASPSGAEIDGIAVCSTVPAVLHEWREMLANQQRDLPHVVVEPGVRTGVPVLMDNPREVGADRIVNALAAATLYDGPAIVVDFGTATTFDVVSPRGEYIGGAISPGIDISLEALGRRGAQLRKVELLRPRSVIAKNTVEALQSGMLYGFASQVDGIAARMIEELGVPVATVNVIATGGLAPLVVDECRCFTDHQPWLTLLGLELVYHRNR is encoded by the coding sequence GTGACGACGCTGCTGTGTGCCGACATCGGCAACTCCCACACCACCCTCGGCCTGCTCCGCGACGGCGAGGTACTCGACCACTGGCGGGTCGCCACCGACGAGCGTCGTACCGCCGACGAGTGGGCGGTGCTGCTGCGCGGGCTGACCTCCGCCAGTCCCAGCGGCGCCGAGATCGACGGCATCGCGGTCTGCTCGACGGTCCCCGCGGTGCTCCACGAGTGGCGCGAGATGCTCGCCAACCAACAGCGGGACCTTCCGCATGTGGTCGTCGAGCCGGGCGTGCGCACCGGCGTGCCGGTGCTGATGGACAACCCCCGTGAGGTCGGCGCCGACCGGATCGTCAACGCGCTCGCCGCCGCCACCTTGTACGACGGACCCGCGATCGTCGTCGACTTCGGCACCGCCACCACCTTCGACGTGGTCAGCCCGCGTGGGGAGTACATCGGCGGTGCGATCTCACCGGGCATCGACATCTCCCTGGAGGCGCTCGGCCGTCGAGGGGCGCAGCTGCGCAAGGTGGAGCTGCTCCGTCCCCGCTCGGTGATCGCGAAGAACACCGTCGAGGCGCTGCAGTCCGGGATGCTCTACGGCTTCGCCAGCCAGGTGGACGGCATCGCCGCCCGGATGATCGAGGAGCTCGGCGTCCCCGTAGCCACCGTGAATGTGATCGCCACCGGCGGTCTTGCTCCCCTTGTCGTCGACGAGTGCCGCTGTTTCACCGACCACCAGCCCTGGCTGACCCTCCTCGGCCTCGAGCTGGTCTATCACCGCAACCGTTGA
- a CDS encoding Rossmann-like and DUF2520 domain-containing protein, translating into MTRVGVVGAGRVGAVLAAALRAAGHEVVAVAGESTASRNRVAALLPGVPMRKPTDVARSCDLLLLTVPDDMLGNVVSSLAGAGVLRAGQYVVHTSGRHGLAVLEPATALGARPVAMHPAMTFTGTALDLERLAGCVFGVTVVDTDRVRAETLVADLGGTPIWVPEARRTLYHAGLAHGANHLVTLVAQAMDLLAASGADDPAATLRPLLTAALDNALTQGDAALTGPIVRGDVNTVRAHLADIATTSPDTLPSYVALGRATADRAVLDGRLLPIRARQIMAALDAAEAEVQHQ; encoded by the coding sequence ATGACCCGAGTCGGGGTTGTCGGTGCCGGTCGAGTCGGCGCCGTACTGGCTGCGGCGCTGCGTGCCGCCGGCCACGAGGTCGTTGCGGTCGCGGGTGAGTCCACCGCGTCCCGGAACCGTGTGGCCGCGCTGCTGCCCGGCGTGCCGATGCGCAAGCCCACGGACGTCGCCCGCAGCTGCGACCTGCTGTTGTTGACCGTGCCCGACGACATGCTCGGCAACGTGGTCTCCTCCCTGGCAGGCGCCGGGGTGCTGCGCGCCGGGCAGTACGTCGTGCACACCAGCGGACGACACGGCCTCGCCGTGCTCGAGCCGGCCACCGCGCTGGGCGCCCGCCCGGTCGCGATGCACCCGGCGATGACCTTCACCGGCACCGCGCTCGACCTGGAACGGCTCGCCGGCTGCGTGTTCGGCGTCACCGTCGTCGACACCGATCGCGTTCGAGCCGAGACGTTGGTCGCCGACCTCGGCGGTACGCCGATCTGGGTGCCGGAGGCCCGGCGCACCCTGTATCACGCAGGACTGGCGCACGGCGCCAACCACCTCGTCACCCTCGTCGCCCAGGCCATGGACCTGCTCGCGGCCTCCGGGGCCGACGACCCGGCCGCCACCTTGCGTCCGCTGCTCACCGCCGCGCTCGACAACGCGCTGACCCAGGGCGACGCCGCACTGACCGGGCCGATCGTCCGCGGTGACGTGAACACGGTGCGCGCCCACCTCGCCGACATCGCCACCACGTCGCCGGACACCCTGCCCTCCTACGTCGCGCTGGGCCGCGCCACAGCCGACCGGGCCGTTCTCGACGGCCGGCTGCTGCCGATCCGCGCGCGGCAGATCATGGCCGCCCTCGATGCGGCTGAGGCCGAGGTTCAGCACCAGTGA
- a CDS encoding L-aspartate oxidase yields MSIPERLAAGEPGWTTDADVVVVGSGIAGLIAALRLRDRVGTVLVVTKDVLSAGSTQWAQGGIAAALGPGDTPAQHEHDTLIAGAGACDPAAVRVLVTEGPEAVRELIALGANFDHSADGELSLTREGGHHRDRIAHAGGDATGAEIQRALVAAIKAAPDIEVVEHALAVDLLLSAYDGTGAVAGITLHVMGEGQRDGVGAVRCRAVVLASGGLGQVFSQTTNPAVSTGDGMALALRAGAVLRDLEFVQFHPTVMYLGPDSRGQQPLISEAVRGEGAVLVDFAGNRFMQGVHELADLAPRDVVAKAITRRMHEEGQPHMWLDARHLGAAFWERRFPTILATCRSHGIDPVTELIPVAPACHYASGGVATDLWGRSSVPGLYATGEVACSGVHGANRLASNSLLEGLVFSRRIAEVLPDELAHQTDAAPDPRTPGVVAADVRGALQATMTERVGVLRSATGLDLAATELAALADKDGEIGTGGWETTNLVTLSCALTDAARHREETRGSHWREDFPERDDAHFAGHFDVTMTGGRIEVAFRSAPASDGAEERR; encoded by the coding sequence GTGAGCATTCCCGAGCGGCTGGCTGCGGGTGAGCCGGGTTGGACCACCGACGCCGACGTCGTCGTGGTCGGCTCCGGCATCGCCGGGCTGATCGCCGCGCTCCGACTTCGCGACCGCGTCGGCACGGTCCTGGTCGTCACCAAGGACGTGCTGTCCGCCGGCTCCACCCAGTGGGCCCAGGGCGGGATCGCGGCTGCGCTCGGCCCGGGAGACACCCCCGCGCAGCACGAGCACGACACCCTGATCGCCGGAGCAGGTGCCTGCGACCCGGCCGCCGTACGCGTGCTGGTGACCGAGGGGCCGGAGGCGGTTCGTGAGCTGATTGCGCTCGGCGCCAACTTCGACCATTCGGCTGACGGGGAGCTGTCGCTGACCCGCGAGGGCGGCCACCACCGTGACCGGATCGCGCATGCAGGCGGCGACGCCACCGGCGCCGAGATCCAGCGTGCCCTGGTCGCCGCGATCAAGGCAGCCCCCGACATCGAGGTCGTCGAGCACGCGCTCGCCGTCGACCTGCTGCTCTCGGCGTACGACGGCACGGGCGCGGTCGCCGGCATCACCCTGCACGTGATGGGGGAGGGCCAGCGTGACGGTGTCGGCGCGGTGCGCTGTCGAGCCGTCGTCCTCGCCTCCGGCGGGCTGGGCCAGGTGTTCTCCCAGACCACCAACCCGGCCGTCTCCACCGGCGACGGGATGGCGCTCGCGCTGCGCGCCGGTGCGGTGCTGCGCGACCTCGAGTTCGTTCAGTTCCACCCCACGGTGATGTACCTCGGGCCCGACTCCCGAGGCCAACAGCCGTTGATCTCCGAGGCGGTGCGTGGTGAGGGCGCCGTACTGGTGGACTTCGCCGGCAACCGCTTCATGCAGGGCGTGCACGAGCTCGCCGACCTGGCCCCGCGCGACGTGGTCGCCAAGGCCATCACCCGACGGATGCACGAGGAGGGCCAGCCGCACATGTGGCTCGATGCCCGCCACCTCGGCGCGGCCTTCTGGGAGCGCCGCTTCCCGACGATCCTCGCCACCTGCCGCTCCCACGGCATCGACCCGGTGACCGAGCTGATCCCGGTGGCGCCGGCCTGCCACTACGCCTCGGGTGGGGTCGCCACCGACCTGTGGGGGCGCTCGAGCGTCCCTGGCCTCTACGCCACCGGCGAGGTGGCCTGCTCGGGCGTGCACGGCGCCAACCGGCTCGCGTCCAACTCGCTCCTGGAGGGGCTGGTCTTCTCCCGGCGCATTGCCGAGGTGCTGCCCGACGAGCTGGCACATCAGACCGACGCCGCTCCCGACCCCAGGACGCCCGGAGTGGTCGCCGCCGACGTGCGCGGTGCGCTGCAGGCCACGATGACCGAGCGGGTCGGTGTGCTGCGCAGCGCCACCGGCCTCGACCTGGCCGCCACCGAGCTCGCCGCCCTGGCCGACAAGGACGGCGAGATCGGCACCGGAGGCTGGGAGACCACGAACCTGGTCACCCTCAGCTGCGCGCTCACCGACGCCGCGCGGCATCGCGAGGAGACCCGCGGGTCGCACTGGCGAGAGGACTTCCCCGAGCGCGACGACGCGCACTTCGCCGGCCACTTCGACGTCACCATGACCGGCGGCCGGATCGAGGTCGCCTTCCGGTCCGCCCCGGCCAGCGACGGGGCAGAGGAACGCCGATGA